In Saccharicrinis fermentans DSM 9555 = JCM 21142, a genomic segment contains:
- the fabD gene encoding ACP S-malonyltransferase, with product MKAFVFPGQGAQFVGMGKDLYENSEEAKALFEKANEILGFRITDLMFEGTDEDLKQTKVTQPAIFLHSVLLAKSMGENFKPEMTAGHSLGEFSALVSAGAMSFEDGLKLVSQRALAMQKACEAEPSTMAAIVGLEDAVVEEVCERIEEVVVAANYNCPGQLVISGSFAGIDKACEELTEKGAKRAIKLPVGGAFHSPLMEPARAELAAAIEATEFKAPICPVYQNVSAAPFTDPAQIKENLVAQLTAPVKWTQTVQNMIADGATSFTEVGPGKVLQGLVKKVDRKMEVAGVSSL from the coding sequence ATGAAAGCATTTGTATTTCCTGGGCAAGGTGCCCAATTTGTAGGTATGGGAAAAGACCTGTACGAAAATTCAGAAGAAGCTAAGGCGCTTTTTGAAAAAGCGAACGAAATTTTAGGTTTTAGAATTACCGATTTGATGTTTGAAGGCACTGATGAGGATCTTAAACAAACGAAGGTAACACAGCCTGCTATATTTTTACACTCTGTTTTGTTGGCAAAATCAATGGGTGAGAATTTTAAACCGGAAATGACAGCCGGTCACTCTTTGGGTGAGTTTAGTGCTTTGGTTTCAGCTGGTGCTATGTCTTTTGAAGATGGTTTGAAATTGGTTTCTCAACGTGCATTAGCCATGCAGAAAGCTTGTGAAGCAGAGCCTTCTACAATGGCAGCTATTGTAGGCCTGGAAGATGCTGTTGTGGAGGAAGTGTGCGAACGTATTGAAGAGGTAGTGGTAGCTGCTAACTATAATTGTCCTGGACAATTGGTTATTTCGGGCTCTTTTGCCGGTATTGACAAAGCTTGTGAAGAGTTGACAGAAAAAGGTGCTAAAAGAGCGATCAAGCTTCCTGTGGGAGGAGCCTTTCACTCGCCATTGATGGAGCCGGCACGTGCCGAATTAGCAGCAGCTATTGAAGCAACCGAATTTAAAGCACCCATTTGTCCGGTGTATCAAAATGTGAGCGCAGCTCCTTTTACTGATCCGGCTCAAATAAAAGAAAATTTGGTGGCTCAGTTAACAGCACCGGTAAAATGGACGCAAACGGTTCAGAATATGATAGCCGATGGAGCTACTTCATTTACTGAAGTGGGGCCTGGAAAAGTATTGCAAGGCTTGGTGAAAAAGGTAGATCGTAAGATGGAAGTAGCTGGAGTAAGCAGTTTATAA
- a CDS encoding MGH1-like glycoside hydrolase domain-containing protein, translating into MKTQSEKERLEDCANKQVAWKKWGPYLSERQWGTVREDDGRHDNPWVSFTHDQSRSRVYRYGEDGIAGISDDKQHLCFALTLWNKKDPILKERLFGLSGPKGNHGEDVKEYYFYLDSSPTHAYMKYLYKYPLKEFPYLDLVDTNAARTNKDFEYELLDTDVFKDSDYLDVFVEYAKKSPDNILIKISAHNRSKEDANVVLLPTLWFRNTWWNYKTTEPMISLLDDNSVIAKNDLLGPYVLSTELSPLWLFTNNEDNNERLYNTPNQSPYVKDAFNAFIINNDNEAINPEHKGTKAGAMFDVNIPAGESVVIRMSLKAGKAPKYNFDNFDKKLELRKQENETFYESIYPARVSEDEKRIIRQALAGMLWSKQYYEFDVSEWLNEYRGGPRRQLRNNDWEHLKNSDIISMPDKWEYPWYAVWDLAFHTLPLTMVDPHFAKKQLTLFLQNNYQHPNGQIPAYEWSFNDVNPPVHAFAVITLYKNSKQMDGFVDKEFLKTSFDGLDRNFHWWITHKDPRSTNAFQGGFLGLDNIGVFDRSHTLPTGGHIEQSDGNAWMALYSQNMLEICLELVHLGYDEYRDKVVDYYNHFLEIASAMDRIGDNQDEMWDEEDQFFYDVLRFPDGSATRLKVRSLVGLLPLCAATVLEPEHLELMPSIAKEHKYMITRTKRLSKNIANPLQKGKNNRRLLSVVNEDKLRSILKVMLDEKEFLSDFGIRSLSKYHEENPYVFSWNNEEFTVKYVPGESDSTMFGGNSNWRGPIWFPANTVIIRALFQQYAFYGDDFKIECPTGSGNMMTLIEVAKEIIRRLENIFLKDEKGYRPVYGWYKDFQEDKYWENNLLFYEYFHGDNGAGIGASHQTGWSGMIAYLMVMFRTTNFDMLMEKAHWDKDTRIKKEE; encoded by the coding sequence ATGAAGACCCAGAGCGAAAAAGAGCGGCTAGAAGATTGTGCAAATAAGCAGGTCGCATGGAAGAAGTGGGGGCCCTATCTAAGTGAAAGACAATGGGGTACTGTTAGAGAGGATGACGGAAGACACGATAATCCATGGGTTTCATTCACGCATGATCAATCGCGTTCGCGTGTTTACCGCTATGGAGAAGACGGAATAGCGGGTATAAGCGATGATAAACAGCATTTGTGTTTTGCGTTGACCCTGTGGAATAAGAAAGATCCTATCTTAAAAGAGCGACTTTTTGGATTGTCAGGTCCTAAGGGCAATCATGGAGAAGATGTAAAAGAGTATTATTTCTATCTGGATTCTTCTCCAACGCACGCTTACATGAAATATTTGTATAAGTATCCATTAAAAGAATTTCCTTATTTGGATTTGGTGGATACCAATGCTGCACGTACCAATAAGGATTTTGAATATGAGCTGCTGGATACGGATGTTTTTAAGGATAGCGATTATTTGGATGTTTTTGTTGAGTATGCAAAAAAATCGCCGGATAATATATTGATTAAGATAAGTGCGCATAACCGCAGTAAAGAAGATGCCAACGTTGTATTATTACCTACCTTGTGGTTTCGGAATACTTGGTGGAATTATAAGACAACGGAGCCAATGATTTCATTGTTGGATGATAACTCTGTAATTGCCAAAAATGATCTCCTGGGTCCTTATGTATTAAGCACCGAATTGTCTCCTCTTTGGTTGTTTACAAATAACGAAGATAATAATGAGCGTCTTTATAATACACCGAATCAATCGCCTTATGTAAAGGATGCGTTTAATGCGTTTATTATAAATAACGATAACGAAGCCATCAATCCTGAACATAAAGGAACGAAAGCTGGAGCTATGTTTGATGTCAATATTCCGGCAGGTGAAAGTGTGGTCATTAGAATGAGTCTCAAGGCAGGAAAGGCACCCAAATATAACTTTGATAACTTTGATAAAAAATTAGAACTCAGGAAGCAGGAAAACGAGACGTTTTACGAAAGTATATATCCAGCCAGGGTGAGTGAAGATGAAAAGAGGATCATTAGACAGGCTTTGGCTGGAATGTTATGGTCTAAACAGTATTATGAGTTTGATGTTTCTGAGTGGTTGAATGAATATAGGGGCGGGCCGCGCAGGCAATTGAGAAATAATGATTGGGAGCATCTTAAAAATAGTGATATTATAAGCATGCCCGATAAGTGGGAGTATCCGTGGTATGCAGTGTGGGATTTGGCTTTTCATACACTACCTCTGACCATGGTGGATCCGCATTTTGCCAAGAAGCAACTCACCTTGTTTTTGCAGAACAATTATCAGCATCCCAATGGGCAAATACCTGCTTATGAATGGAGCTTTAATGATGTAAATCCGCCTGTTCATGCATTTGCTGTTATTACACTTTATAAAAATAGTAAGCAAATGGACGGTTTTGTCGATAAGGAGTTTTTAAAAACGTCCTTTGACGGTCTCGATCGTAATTTTCATTGGTGGATCACCCATAAAGACCCAAGGTCAACCAATGCTTTTCAGGGTGGCTTTTTAGGCCTGGATAATATTGGGGTCTTTGACCGAAGCCACACTTTACCTACCGGAGGTCATATAGAACAGTCGGATGGTAATGCATGGATGGCTTTGTATTCTCAGAATATGCTTGAGATATGTCTTGAACTGGTGCATCTGGGGTATGATGAGTATAGAGATAAGGTGGTGGATTATTATAACCACTTCCTGGAGATTGCTTCTGCAATGGATCGTATTGGAGATAATCAGGATGAAATGTGGGATGAGGAAGATCAATTTTTTTATGATGTGCTACGTTTTCCTGATGGGAGTGCTACGCGGTTAAAAGTGCGTTCCTTAGTAGGTTTACTGCCTTTGTGTGCTGCAACCGTCCTGGAACCAGAGCACCTGGAACTGATGCCTTCTATTGCGAAAGAGCATAAGTATATGATCACAAGAACGAAAAGGTTATCAAAAAATATTGCCAATCCCCTCCAGAAGGGAAAAAATAACCGTAGACTGCTTAGTGTGGTCAATGAGGATAAGTTGAGGAGTATCCTGAAAGTGATGCTGGATGAGAAAGAGTTCTTAAGCGATTTTGGAATACGTTCCTTATCTAAGTATCACGAAGAAAATCCTTATGTGTTTAGCTGGAATAATGAGGAGTTTACAGTGAAGTATGTGCCTGGAGAGTCCGATAGCACCATGTTTGGAGGTAATTCAAATTGGCGTGGCCCCATCTGGTTTCCTGCTAATACCGTCATTATTCGTGCTTTGTTTCAGCAATATGCCTTTTATGGTGACGATTTTAAAATTGAGTGCCCCACAGGTTCTGGTAATATGATGACACTGATAGAAGTGGCGAAGGAAATTATTAGACGTCTGGAAAATATCTTTTTAAAGGATGAAAAGGGATATAGACCTGTTTATGGTTGGTATAAGGATTTTCAAGAAGATAAGTATTGGGAGAATAACCTGCTTTTTTATGAGTATTTTCATGGTGATAATGGCGCAGGAATTGGTGCGAGCCATCAGACTGGCTGGTCTGGTATGATCGCTTATTTGATGGTGATGTTCAGAACAACCAACTTTGATATGCTGATGGAAAAAGCGCATTGGGATAAAGATACCCGAATAAAAAAAGAAGAATAG
- a CDS encoding DEAD/DEAH box helicase, which translates to MKFSEFNLNTVLLNALGEMGLEEATPIQEKVFPVAMSGRDVVGIAQTGTGKTISYVLPLLRNLKFSKQKHPRVLVLVPTRELVEQVAGEFQKLTEYMNVRIVGVYGGTNINTQKQLVYAGLDVLVATPGRLIDLALTGTLRLKSIQKLVIDEVDEMLNLGFRPQLERIIDLLPERRQNLMFSATLTFDVETIINDFFYDPIKVEVAATGKPLDKIFQSAYEVPNFYTKINLLLYLLDIHSDMDKVLVFVKSRAMADLLFAQMEEIFEGEVGVIHSNKSQNFRFRMVQEFTSGKLRLLIATDIIARGLDISNVSHVVNFDMPEEPEAYMHRIGRTGRAEAEGSAISFVEEDDVSIWSKIQKMMDVHVDLDSLPQNVEVSELQLDSEIPEIPGKTVVKTPKIAATRGTAFHEKKEKNKKINEGGSYRRKLAAKYKKPKTRGQKRK; encoded by the coding sequence TTGAAGTTTTCTGAATTTAATTTAAATACAGTATTGCTAAACGCTCTTGGAGAAATGGGGCTTGAGGAAGCAACCCCTATTCAAGAGAAGGTGTTTCCTGTGGCTATGTCGGGCAGAGATGTGGTTGGCATCGCACAAACAGGAACAGGAAAAACTATTTCTTATGTTTTGCCCTTGTTGCGTAATCTGAAATTTAGTAAGCAAAAGCATCCCAGAGTATTGGTGCTTGTGCCTACCCGTGAATTGGTGGAACAGGTGGCTGGTGAGTTTCAAAAACTGACCGAATATATGAATGTGCGAATCGTAGGTGTATATGGCGGTACCAATATCAATACTCAGAAGCAGCTGGTGTATGCCGGACTGGATGTGTTGGTAGCTACTCCCGGGCGATTGATTGATTTAGCCTTGACTGGAACATTGCGTTTAAAATCCATTCAAAAATTGGTGATCGATGAGGTGGATGAGATGCTAAACCTGGGTTTTAGACCTCAGTTGGAAAGGATTATTGATTTGCTGCCTGAGAGAAGACAAAATCTCATGTTTTCTGCTACCTTGACTTTTGATGTGGAGACAATTATCAATGACTTTTTCTATGACCCGATTAAGGTAGAAGTGGCTGCCACCGGAAAACCATTGGATAAGATTTTTCAGTCGGCTTACGAAGTGCCTAATTTTTATACCAAGATTAACTTGTTATTGTATCTCTTGGATATTCATAGCGATATGGATAAAGTGTTGGTATTTGTTAAGAGTAGAGCTATGGCCGATTTGTTGTTTGCTCAAATGGAAGAAATTTTTGAAGGTGAGGTAGGGGTTATTCATTCCAATAAATCACAGAACTTCAGATTTAGGATGGTACAAGAGTTTACAAGCGGAAAGTTACGATTACTCATTGCTACGGATATTATTGCTCGTGGATTGGATATCTCAAACGTAAGTCATGTTGTGAATTTTGATATGCCGGAAGAACCTGAAGCATACATGCATCGTATAGGTCGTACCGGACGTGCAGAGGCCGAAGGTAGTGCTATTTCTTTTGTGGAAGAAGATGATGTGAGTATCTGGAGTAAAATCCAAAAAATGATGGATGTTCATGTGGATCTGGATTCTCTGCCTCAGAATGTGGAGGTGTCGGAGCTGCAGTTGGATAGTGAAATACCGGAAATACCCGGTAAAACAGTGGTTAAGACTCCTAAAATAGCTGCAACCAGAGGGACAGCTTTCCATGAAAAGAAAGAAAAAAATAAAAAGATCAATGAAGGAGGTTCCTATAGAAGAAAGCTTGCTGCTAAGTATAAGAAACCAAAAACCAGAGGTCAGAAAAGAAAGTAA
- a CDS encoding DNA alkylation repair protein, translating into MDFKDIYTELEKCGAEENRKVFRRHGAKGELFGVSFADMRKLKDEVVAPDGRKGVNHHIARELWNTRNIDARILACMIADPKIITHNEANRWVANVRYYVLADYFAELIARSSFGLDIMYLWIQSPDEYIKRVGFSILNYFAKNDQSKSDLFFTGFIQKIKNELQTSPNRAKEGMNTCLISIGGRTEALREKVLQAASVIGPVDIDHGEATCKTLVIEEYVNKVWARK; encoded by the coding sequence ATGGATTTCAAAGATATTTATACCGAATTGGAAAAATGTGGTGCCGAAGAAAACAGAAAAGTCTTCAGGCGGCACGGTGCTAAAGGGGAATTGTTTGGGGTTAGTTTTGCCGACATGCGGAAACTGAAGGATGAAGTGGTTGCTCCTGATGGAAGAAAAGGAGTGAATCATCATATAGCAAGGGAATTATGGAATACGAGAAATATAGATGCTCGTATCCTGGCCTGTATGATTGCCGACCCTAAAATAATTACGCACAATGAAGCGAACCGATGGGTAGCCAATGTGCGGTATTATGTACTGGCCGATTATTTTGCTGAATTAATCGCCAGATCAAGCTTTGGTTTAGATATTATGTATCTTTGGATTCAGTCTCCCGATGAATACATTAAAAGAGTGGGGTTTTCAATATTAAATTATTTTGCAAAAAATGATCAGTCGAAAAGTGATTTGTTTTTTACTGGCTTTATTCAAAAAATTAAAAATGAGTTACAAACCTCTCCCAATAGAGCTAAAGAAGGTATGAATACTTGTCTGATTTCCATTGGAGGCAGAACGGAAGCTTTACGTGAAAAAGTGCTTCAAGCGGCCTCGGTGATAGGTCCTGTGGATATTGATCATGGGGAGGCCACCTGCAAGACATTGGTCATAGAGGAGTATGTAAATAAAGTATGGGCTAGAAAATAA
- a CDS encoding nucleoside deaminase produces MTKINFSDEYFMKQALREAQMAAQKDEIPVGAVVVCNDQIIARAHNLTETLHDVTAHAEMLAITGAAEYLGGKYLNECTLYVTLEPCVMCAGALNWAQIKKVVFGASDEKRGFMKHTPPIFHTKAQIQGGILADKCSEMVVDFFKNKR; encoded by the coding sequence ATGACTAAAATCAATTTCTCAGATGAATATTTTATGAAGCAAGCCTTAAGAGAGGCTCAGATGGCTGCTCAAAAAGATGAAATACCGGTTGGGGCTGTTGTGGTGTGTAATGATCAGATTATTGCAAGAGCACATAACCTGACTGAAACCCTTCATGACGTGACTGCTCACGCTGAAATGCTGGCCATAACGGGGGCGGCAGAATATCTGGGGGGTAAGTATTTAAATGAGTGTACGCTCTATGTAACCCTGGAGCCATGTGTCATGTGTGCCGGTGCTTTAAATTGGGCTCAGATTAAAAAAGTAGTATTTGGAGCGAGTGATGAAAAAAGAGGTTTTATGAAGCATACACCCCCAATTTTTCATACCAAGGCACAAATACAAGGTGGAATTCTAGCAGATAAGTGTTCTGAAATGGTGGTTGATTTCTTCAAAAATAAAAGATAA
- the aspS gene encoding aspartate--tRNA ligase has product MYRSHTCGELRLANLNQSVTLSGWVQKIRNLGGMTFIDLRDRYGITQLVLDVESRKDLSEEARKLGREYVIQVKGKVEERSNKNGKLPTGDIEILVDEFKLLNPSELPPFTIEDETDGGDELRMKYRYLDLRRNPVRKNLELRHKLGFEVRNYLNQQNFIETETPVLIKSTPEGARDFIVPSRMNQGEFYALPQSPQVFKQLLMVAGFDRYFQIVKCFRDEDLRADRQPEFTQIDCEMAFVEQQDILEVFEGMTKHLFKVTKNVDFDFQFPQMSYEEAMKNYGSDKPDIRFEMKFVEMKDMVANCGFKVFEDAPYVGGICAEGCAGYSRKELDKLTDFVRKPQIGAQGLVYVKYNTDGSFKSSVDKFFDEATFNQWAEAFGAKPGDLILILAGQKSKTQSALCELRLEMGERLGLRDKNKFSPLWVVDFPLLEWDEESNRFHAMHHPFTSPKNEDLALLDTDPAKVRANAYDLVINGVEIGGGSIRIHNDELQHKMFQLLGFTEEEAENQFGFLMNAFKYGAPPHGGVAFGFDRLVSLFAGIDSIRDVIAFPKNNSGRDVMIDSPSPVAESQLDELNIKMKQSKQ; this is encoded by the coding sequence ATGTACAGATCACATACTTGCGGCGAGCTCAGGCTTGCAAATTTAAATCAAAGTGTTACACTGAGCGGATGGGTACAAAAAATCCGCAACCTGGGAGGAATGACCTTTATCGACCTGAGAGACAGGTACGGGATTACACAATTAGTGCTGGATGTCGAATCAAGAAAAGATTTAAGTGAGGAAGCACGCAAACTTGGCCGCGAATATGTTATTCAGGTAAAAGGTAAAGTAGAGGAGCGCAGTAACAAAAATGGCAAACTTCCTACCGGAGACATTGAGATACTAGTAGATGAGTTTAAATTATTAAACCCATCAGAACTACCTCCTTTCACCATCGAAGATGAAACGGACGGCGGCGACGAGTTAAGAATGAAGTATCGTTACCTGGATCTTCGACGCAATCCTGTTCGTAAAAATTTAGAGTTACGCCACAAACTGGGATTCGAAGTCCGCAACTACCTAAACCAACAAAACTTTATTGAAACAGAAACACCAGTTTTAATAAAATCGACACCAGAAGGAGCCCGCGACTTTATTGTTCCTTCACGCATGAACCAAGGAGAGTTTTACGCCCTACCTCAATCGCCACAAGTATTTAAACAACTACTGATGGTGGCTGGCTTCGACAGGTACTTTCAAATAGTAAAGTGCTTTCGTGATGAAGATTTAAGAGCTGACCGCCAGCCTGAATTCACACAGATTGACTGTGAAATGGCCTTTGTTGAGCAACAAGACATCCTTGAAGTATTTGAAGGAATGACCAAACATCTATTTAAGGTCACTAAAAATGTAGATTTTGACTTTCAATTCCCTCAGATGTCATACGAAGAAGCAATGAAAAACTACGGTTCTGACAAACCAGACATCCGCTTTGAAATGAAGTTTGTGGAGATGAAAGACATGGTAGCCAATTGCGGATTCAAAGTCTTTGAAGATGCTCCATACGTAGGTGGCATTTGCGCCGAAGGCTGTGCTGGATACAGTCGCAAAGAACTGGATAAACTAACCGACTTCGTTCGTAAACCTCAAATCGGTGCTCAAGGATTGGTTTACGTAAAATATAATACGGACGGATCATTTAAGTCATCAGTCGACAAATTTTTCGACGAAGCCACATTCAACCAATGGGCAGAAGCCTTTGGCGCTAAACCGGGTGACCTAATTCTTATTTTAGCCGGACAAAAGAGCAAGACTCAAAGTGCGCTATGCGAGCTTCGTTTAGAGATGGGTGAACGCCTAGGCCTACGAGATAAAAACAAATTTTCTCCACTATGGGTGGTAGATTTTCCACTCTTGGAATGGGACGAGGAATCCAACAGATTCCATGCCATGCACCATCCTTTTACCTCTCCTAAAAATGAAGATTTAGCACTTTTAGATACCGACCCCGCTAAAGTAAGAGCAAATGCATACGACTTGGTAATCAACGGTGTTGAAATAGGCGGAGGCTCCATCAGAATACATAACGACGAGCTTCAGCACAAAATGTTCCAACTTCTGGGCTTTACTGAAGAAGAAGCAGAAAACCAGTTTGGCTTCCTGATGAATGCCTTTAAATACGGAGCGCCCCCGCACGGTGGTGTTGCATTTGGCTTCGACAGACTAGTATCATTATTCGCCGGTATCGATTCCATCCGAGACGTAATTGCTTTTCCTAAAAACAACTCTGGTCGTGATGTAATGATAGACTCTCCTTCTCCTGTGGCAGAAAGTCAATTGGACGAACTAAACATTAAAATGAAACAAAGCAAGCAATAA
- a CDS encoding 1-acyl-sn-glycerol-3-phosphate acyltransferase — protein sequence MATDQEFNELRPYRDHEIHQVFQQLLKEESFIELLKYLFPHVPINDFVNQLLSINTIKEFQIGVVYPFIKEIIKDTTKGVTAEGLDKLDPNKSYIFISNHRDIVLDSAFLNILLHEHGHETSEIAIGDNLLIYPWITQLVKLNKSFVVRRNLPARQMLQSSNLMSKYIRYNITERNQSVWIAQREGRSKDGDDRTQTSLLKMINMSGNGDFEQNFKEVQIVPLSISYEYDPCDYLKAHEFLLKRDNPDYKKTQADDLKHMGSGIKGRKGRVHFKAAAPLNEELVGLNELDKHERLNKLAEIIDNHIHSNYKLWPGNFIAADFVNGNKLFASKYTKEDADVFNAYINEHISRLNADKEFIHACLMEMYANPVKNFYNG from the coding sequence ATGGCAACGGATCAAGAATTTAACGAATTACGTCCATATCGCGATCACGAAATACATCAGGTTTTTCAGCAGTTATTAAAAGAAGAGTCATTTATTGAATTGCTAAAATACTTGTTTCCTCATGTTCCGATAAACGATTTCGTTAACCAACTGTTATCTATTAATACCATCAAGGAATTTCAAATAGGTGTGGTTTATCCTTTTATTAAAGAGATTATTAAGGATACTACAAAGGGTGTGACCGCTGAGGGTTTAGATAAGTTGGACCCCAATAAAAGTTATATCTTTATTTCGAATCATAGAGACATCGTGCTGGATTCAGCTTTTTTAAATATTCTCCTGCATGAGCATGGTCACGAAACTTCAGAAATAGCCATTGGTGATAATCTGCTCATTTATCCATGGATTACGCAATTGGTTAAGTTAAATAAGTCATTTGTGGTTCGTCGTAATTTGCCAGCAAGGCAAATGCTGCAAAGCTCAAATCTGATGTCTAAATATATCAGATATAATATAACAGAACGAAATCAGAGTGTTTGGATTGCACAACGTGAAGGGAGATCGAAGGATGGAGATGATCGTACACAGACCAGTCTCTTGAAGATGATCAATATGAGTGGGAATGGCGATTTTGAACAAAACTTTAAAGAGGTCCAAATTGTGCCTTTGTCCATTTCGTATGAGTATGATCCTTGTGATTATCTGAAGGCGCATGAGTTTTTGTTGAAAAGAGATAATCCTGATTATAAAAAGACCCAGGCTGATGATTTAAAGCACATGGGTTCTGGTATAAAAGGACGTAAAGGAAGGGTTCACTTTAAAGCTGCAGCTCCTTTGAATGAAGAGTTGGTAGGACTGAATGAATTAGATAAGCATGAGCGCCTAAATAAGTTGGCCGAAATAATAGATAATCATATACATAGTAATTATAAATTATGGCCAGGTAATTTTATTGCCGCTGACTTTGTAAATGGTAACAAGCTTTTTGCATCTAAGTATACAAAGGAGGATGCGGATGTATTTAATGCTTATATTAATGAGCATATCTCTAGATTGAATGCGGATAAGGAATTTATTCATGCTTGCTTGATGGAAATGTATGCCAACCCGGTTAAGAATTTTTATAATGGTTAG
- a CDS encoding STAS domain-containing protein: MIKIRTYSNTILVSFAKNIQLNRKNSALFRDQLISKLTFPYSNIIVDFNEVKEINREMIDALVAGQRLSKINRGQVSLFNVNAQIYKALRLAKVDHLFFFCDEPKPFSQGLLMA, translated from the coding sequence ATGATTAAAATCAGAACATATAGCAACACCATTTTGGTATCATTTGCAAAAAACATTCAGTTGAATCGGAAAAATTCAGCCTTATTCAGAGATCAACTCATCTCTAAGTTGACCTTTCCCTATTCAAATATCATCGTAGACTTTAACGAAGTAAAAGAAATAAACAGAGAAATGATAGACGCATTGGTAGCAGGACAGCGATTATCCAAGATAAACCGGGGCCAGGTAAGTCTATTCAATGTTAACGCCCAAATATATAAAGCATTAAGGTTAGCAAAAGTGGATCACTTATTCTTCTTTTGTGATGAACCTAAGCCATTTTCGCAAGGACTATTAATGGCATAA
- a CDS encoding universal stress protein, translating to MRRILVPIDFSENSFNALNYGIQIANKLNAELRIIHVRTQKQTQKYLRKNIDSLLTEDLEGWLDEIIIKHKPSYLVPGGSIDYKIREGNVFKEVSNQAKYDDTTIIVMGTHGASGFEDKYIGSNAYRLVSASEVPVLAIRPERTWRGINKIVLPISQRKSSRQKVPAVVGLAKLFDAQIYVVGVKEKGYSLANSRVKVFVKQTVKFIEKNTDIKVDSQLITEGKRADVLLKYASTIDADILATGMHHSGNPFENIIKPFVNQLINESDCPVLAVPTKEMLSLSSNY from the coding sequence ATGAGGCGGATATTAGTTCCTATTGATTTTTCCGAAAATTCTTTCAATGCATTGAATTATGGAATTCAAATTGCAAATAAGTTAAATGCAGAACTGCGTATTATTCATGTCAGAACCCAAAAACAGACGCAGAAATATTTGCGTAAGAACATAGACTCTTTGCTAACCGAAGACTTGGAAGGCTGGTTAGATGAAATCATTATCAAACACAAACCCAGCTATTTAGTACCTGGCGGAAGCATTGACTATAAAATCAGAGAAGGCAATGTATTTAAAGAGGTATCGAACCAAGCCAAGTATGACGACACCACTATAATAGTAATGGGGACACATGGAGCCTCAGGTTTTGAAGACAAATACATTGGTAGCAATGCGTACCGATTGGTTAGTGCTTCGGAAGTTCCGGTACTAGCCATAAGGCCGGAAAGAACATGGCGAGGCATCAACAAAATTGTACTTCCCATCAGCCAACGTAAATCCAGCAGACAAAAAGTACCGGCTGTAGTAGGACTGGCCAAGCTTTTTGATGCCCAAATATATGTGGTAGGCGTAAAAGAAAAAGGTTATAGTCTGGCCAACAGTCGAGTTAAAGTCTTTGTAAAGCAAACGGTGAAATTCATTGAGAAAAATACAGATATTAAAGTTGATTCACAATTGATTACCGAAGGAAAACGAGCTGACGTCTTATTAAAATATGCAAGCACCATAGATGCCGATATTTTAGCAACCGGCATGCACCACTCAGGTAATCCATTTGAAAACATCATAAAGCCCTTTGTAAATCAATTAATTAACGAATCAGACTGTCCTGTCCTTGCTGTTCCAACAAAAGAAATGCTATCTTTGAGCTCAAACTATTAA
- a CDS encoding SPOR domain-containing protein, whose translation MLKITFAFIFCLFVTNLKSQENTGTQFFRNICDAQTDSGSLIIFQEPGLENIVGIHIDANKKSRGIDGFRIQLYLGSNKNAKKEATQIKGKLLSLFPEEKPYIMYEAPFWRVQVGDFRSKNEALSLYRKLKIEFPSCYPVPVDNVSIGNLK comes from the coding sequence ATGCTCAAAATAACGTTTGCTTTTATTTTTTGTTTGTTTGTTACAAACCTTAAGTCACAGGAAAATACAGGCACACAATTTTTTAGGAACATTTGTGATGCGCAGACAGATTCAGGAAGCTTAATTATTTTTCAAGAACCTGGATTAGAAAATATTGTAGGCATCCATATAGATGCCAATAAAAAAAGCCGAGGTATTGATGGATTTCGGATTCAACTATACCTGGGCTCCAATAAAAATGCCAAGAAAGAGGCTACCCAAATAAAAGGAAAACTCTTATCTCTATTCCCGGAAGAGAAGCCATACATTATGTATGAAGCCCCATTCTGGAGAGTTCAGGTGGGCGACTTCAGGAGTAAAAACGAAGCATTGTCGCTATACCGCAAACTAAAAATAGAGTTCCCCAGCTGTTATCCGGTACCTGTTGACAATGTATCTATTGGCAATTTAAAATAA